CGGCCGAGTGCCTGCGCCGCGGGGAGCTCGTGGGTATCTTTCCGGAGGGTAAGCTCAGCCGTGATGGCCGGGTGGGTACTTTTAAGCCCGGCTTCGAGTTGATCGCCCGTCGGGGTGGGGCCCCGGTTGTGCCGGTCAGCCTTGGTGGTCTGTGGGGGTCGATTTTCAGCTTTGCAGGCGGGCGTTTTTTCTGGAAACTTCCCCGCAAGATCCCCTATCCCGTCCACATCTCGGTGGGCGAACCCACCGATCCCCGTACGATGACAGCAGACCAGGCCCGACAGACCATCCTCGACCTCGGCGTTGAGGCATTCGAACAAAAGCCCGAGCTTAAGCAGCACCTGGGATGGCGCATGCTGGTTGGCCTCAAGCAGCACGTGGACAAGGAACTGGTCGTGGACCGTGCGCTGGGCCGCAAGGCCTTCAAGGGGGGCGTCCTCCTCGCACTCTCGCTGGGGCTGGCCAAGCGTCTGCGCCGGGACTGCCCGGAAAAGCGTATCGGCCTGGTCCTGCCTCCGGGCATTGCCGGAGTGGTGGGTAATCTCGCCGTTGTGCTGGCCGGTAAGACCCCGGTTAACCTGAACTTTACCCTCGGGCGCGACGCGGTTGCCGCCTGTGTCGAGCGGGCTGGCATCAAGACCATCCTGACCGTCGGTGCGATCAAGGAGAAGATCGACGAGAAGTGCCCGGAGTTCCCCTGGACCGATCACATGATCGACCTGAAGGACGCGCTCACCGGCATGTCAAAGCTCGGGATCGCGCTGCGGCTGGCCGCAGTCAAGCTCCTGCCTGCCGGGTGGCTGGCCAAGCTCTTCCGTGTGCCGACTCAGGGTGGGCGCGAGGAGGCTGCGATCCTCTTTACCAGTGGTAGTGATGGCGCTCCCAAGGGGGTGGTGCTCTCGCACCGCAACATTATCGCCAACTGTATTCAGGCGTCCATGTGCCGGGCTTTGCCCATGCAGGAGTCGATGCTGGCGAACCTGCCCATTTTTCACAGCTTTGGTTTCACCGTCACGCTGTGGTTGCCGTTGATGTTCGGCATGCGTGTGGTCTATACGCCCTCGCCGTTGGACTTCAAACTCGCCGCCCGCGCCATTCGCGAGGAAAAGTGCGGCATCCTGCTGGGCACGCCGACCTTCTTCCGTCCCTACCTCAAGCGGGTCGAGCCCTCCGATCTGGCGACGCTCAAGATCGCCATCGCCGGAGCCGAAAAGACTCCCAAGGGCTTTCACCAGGCCTGGGAGGAGCGCTTCCCGAGCTGCTTCTATCTGGAGGGCTACGGCCTGACCGAGACCACGCCTGTGGTCGGTGTCAATGAGCCGGACATCCTCTCGGACAACCCGGACGACTGCGTGATCGGCACCCGGGCCGGTTCCATCGGGCGACTTTTCCCCGGAATGGCTGCCCGTATCCGCAGTCTTGAGACGGACGAGATCCAGCCCATGACCCAGACGGGGATCGTCGAGTTTAAAGGGCCGAATATCTTCGAGGGCTACCTCGACGAGCCGGAGAAGACCGCTGCTGTCCTGCGTGACGGGTGGCTGGCCACTGGCGACCTTGGACGGCTCGATCCAGATGGCTTCCTCTACATCGAGGGGCGCATCTCCCGGTTTTCCAAAATCGGGGGCGAGATGGTGCCGCATGGCACGGTCGAGACCGCCGTGGCCAAGGCCCTCGGCCTGGACGACAGCGAGGTTCCGCTCATCGCCGTCTCGGCCCGGCAGGACCCCGCCAAGGGCGAGGCGCTCGTGCTCCTGAGCACAAGTGCTGTCGACCGCGAGGAGCTCGCTCGCAAGCTGGCTGAGGCCGGTCTGGCCAACCTGTGGATCCCGCGCGAGATTCGGATTGTCGAGGCCATCCCGACCCTCGGCTCCGGCAAGCTCGATATCAAAGCCCTCAAGGACCTCGCCAGCAGCCGGACATAGTCCTGCACCTGTGACCCTGCGGATCACTCGACATTTTCAGGAAGAAAATGCCAGGGCGCATCCGTTCTTAACTCAGGCCCATCCCTAATGTGCTGGTCCCTTCAGCCCTGTCGCGCGCTTAGCAGGCCCACAGTCCCAAGTTCTTCCTTCTCCAATAAACTTTTCCCATGATCGGTCCCCGGAAAATTCGTCATCACAGTCTGCCGCGCGAGGGCGCGCCGCTGGTCGTGGTGCTCGGTGGCATCGGCCCCAATCCCGGACTGCCGGGACGAATGGGGCGTGCGCTACACGGGGCAGGCTTCGCGGTTGAGACGATTCACTATCCCTCCACGCGCTACCGCATCGGCGAACTGGTGGCGGACCACGTGGGCCCGGCGCTGGCGCGGATCAATACCGACGCTTCCCGGCCGCTGCATTTCGTTACCTTTTCGATGGGCGGAATCATCTTCCGCGAGCTGATGCGGACGACCCCGCCGGAAAACTTCGCCCGCGCTGTCCTCGTGGCACCCCCGAACAACGGCAGCGAGGTGTCGCAGTTTTTGAAAGGCTGGGGGCCGTACCGGTGGATGTTTGGCCCCGCCGGGGGCGAGCTCGTGCTCGACGAGTCGCAGTCGATCCCCAAGGGACTTGGTCCGCTACCCGAGGGGGTGGGGGTGATCGCCGGGACGCGCTCGCTCGACCCGTGGTTCAACTGGCTCTTTAAGCGGCCACACGACGGCAAGGTCGCAGTCGAGAGCGCCCGGCAGCCGGGCATGGCGGACTTCACGACCGTCCCCGCCAGCCACTACTTTATCCTCCAGCGCAGCCAAACCATCCGCCACACGCTGCACTTTTTACGAGAGGGAAAATTCTGAGCTAGCATCAAAACTGGTACCCCAGGACAAGTCCTGGACCTGTGATGCTTACGCATCACTGATGCCCCCGCTAAGGCGAAGGCATAGATAAATCTGTAAGTGACAGCGTTGTCTGTTACCGGGGCAGCGAGCCTTAGCGAGCGATGGGGCAGAGCCCCATGAATGCTGCTCCAGCCGGAGCTTGCGTTCTTTAGGGGAATCCCCTTGGATGGTACAGATACATGCGGGAGAGCCTTCGCAATCGTATCCAGCGGCGCTTAAATGACATCGAGCAATTCACGATCGATGTCATCTATGACCGTCGCCATGGTCTGGCAGAAACCCTTTACGGCGGCTTTCTGCGGGGACTTTCGTGGATATTCGGGTCTATCGTGCAGGCGCGTGGTTGGCTGTACCGCAACCGGATTTTCCGGGACCAGCCGCTGGGCTGCCTCGTTGTGGTGGTGGGCAACCTCACCGTCGGCGGCACCGGTAAGACCCCGGTGGTGGAGAAGTTCGCGCGCTCGCTGCAGGAGCGTGGCCGCAAGGTGGCGATCCTCTCGCGCGGCTACCGCAGTAAGCCCGAGCGCAAGTACCAGAAGTTCTGGCGCTGGCTGACGCATAATGAGCCGCCCCCGCCCAAGGTCGTCAGTGACGGTAAGAATGTCCTGCTCGGCTCATGGGAGGCCGGGGACGAGCCCTTTATGCTCGCCTGTAACCTGCCCGGCGTGGTCGTGGTGGTGGATAAAAACCGCGTCAAGGCCGGTGAATACGCGATCCGCAAGTTTGGCTGCGATACGCTGATCCTTGACGACGGCTTCCAGTACCTGCCGCTGCGCGGCCAGCTCAACCTGCTGCTGGTGGACAAGAGCAACCCCTTCGGTAACCAGTGCATGCTCCCGCGCGGTATTCTGCGCGAGCCGGTCTCGCACATCCGCCGTGCGAGCTACGTCTTTCTAACCAAGTCCGACGGCGAACCCGACCACGAGCTGGAGCAGCTGATCCGTCAGCACAAGCCTGATGTGGACCTGATCGAGTGCAGCCACCAGCCGCAGTACCTGAAGGAAGTCTTCGGGGAAAAGACGCGCACGCTGGCCTCGCTCCAGGGGGTCAAGGTGGCCACCTTTAGCGGGATTGCCGTGCCCGAGAGCTTCGAGACCTTCATCCGCCAGCTGGGGGCCAGCATCGTCCACAATCAGCGCTTTCTCGACCACCACCGCTTCACGCCCTACGAGCTGGACCATTTCTTCCGGCAGGCTCAGGAGGCCGGTGCCGAGCTGATCGTGACCACGGAGAAAGACGCCGTACGGCTCGACCGTGACCACATCCCGCAGGATGTGCCCTTTTATTACCTGCGCCTGGAGGTCGATATCCTCAAGGGTGGGGAGGACTTCGACGCCGCTGTGGCGCGCATCTGCTTCCCCAAGAGCGAGGTCAAGGCCACCCGTTCGCCGTTTCTCTCCCAGAAGCGAAACGTCGGCCCCACCACTGATGCGGCCTCCGCCAAGACTCAGAGCGACGAGGTCCAGACGCGGGCGGGGTAGGCTCCGGTAGGGCTCCCCCCCATTGTTCAGTACGGCCCTGCACTTTGCGCTCGCCTGATAGGAGGATGGTCGTTAATAAGTGCGCCTGCTTCTTTACGAGACTTGGACTATGACCGCTGACACGCAAGACAACGCTGCCCCCGCTGCCGAGAGCACCGCTCCGGTCCGCGACCTCGAAATCAAAGACACCCAGATTATCTTCAATAGTGTCTGGAGTGACCTGGAGAAGGACTATTCTGTCGAGGAACTCTGTTTCCCGAAGGAAATCTTCTGGCTCAACGGCGCCCCCGGCGCTGGTAAGGGGACCCACACCCGCACGGCGATGCGCTTCCGCGACTTCACCGAGCCGCCCATCGTTGTCAGCGACCTGCTCAAGAGCCCCGAGGCCCGCAAGCGCATCGACGCCGGGCTGCTGGTGGGCGACCGCGAAGTGACCGAGCTGGTCTTCCGCGCCCTGCTCAAGCCCAACTACCAGAGCGGCGCCGTCGTGGATGGCTTCCCCCGCACCAAGGTCCAGGTCGAGTGCCTGAAGATGCTCTACGCCAAGCTCAACGAGCTGCGCGGCAAGCACCTGAACACTCCGCTGGCCCACAAGTTTCCCAAGCCGCATTTCCACATCCTGGTGCTCTTCATCGAGGAGGAGGAAAGCGTCCGCCGCCAGATCCAGCGCGGCGAGCAGGCTATCGCCCACAACCGTGAGGTCGAGGCATCCGGCGTTGGCAAAAAGGAAGAGGTCCGCAAAACCGACCTCGATCCCGAGGCCGCCCGCCACCGCTACCGCATCTTCAAGGAGCAAACCTACGACGCGCTTCAGTCACTGCGGGACGTTTTCTACTACCACTATATCAACACCAACGATACGATCGAAAAGGTCAGTAAGCGTATCGTGAACGAGCTCAAGTACCAGAGCTCGCTGGAGTTGGAAGAGGCGACCTTTGACCGCATCTCGACGATCCCGCTGGCCATCTCGATCATCCAGCATGCCCGCCAGGAACTGGTGACGCGTCTGGACGGCTACGAGCAGAACGAGCGCGAAATCTTCGCCCGCGTGGTCAACCTCGTGCGCGACAAGTTTATGCCGATCATCATCCGGCATGCCATCTCGGGCCGCGCCATCGTGAACAGCGAGGACGAGGTCTTCGATCATCCGCTGGCCTCGGCCATGCTGATCGACATCTTCTCCGAGCGCGGTTTCCACGCGACGGTAGACATCCAGCGCGAGGACGTGCCCGCCTGTGTCGATCGCGAGACCTTCGAGATCAAGACCTACACCAAGCGCGTCGTGCGCGTGCACATCAGCTTTGCCGGCAGCGAAATCCGCCGCGGCTAGGTGCGTGACCGCACGGGACATTGATGGGGCTACCCAGCGGTTTTCACCCGCTGGCATACATGGAGCTTTGCCCCATCGCTCGCTAAGGCTCGCTGTCCCTTTCGCTTTCAGTTGGGTAAGAGAAACTCGTATCAGTCGGCGTCAGTCGCCGTGGCCCAGGCGGTGGCCTCAGTGATCCGCAGGATCGCAGGAGCAGGACTTTGTCCTGCTTAATGCCACCGGGTGTAACCCGGCTCCGGCCTTGCCATGTGGCCGGGGGAGGGTAGATTGATGGTTTCTGGTTTTGGTCCAGTGCTGCCGGTGATCGGAGGGAATATTCTCCGATGCGGGCGGCTCGGACTCATGGCCTCTGGATTTTTAGAACGCTCAACCCTATTTGTCATGGATTCCCGATACGAAGAACTCGCCGCCGTGCTCACCGGTTTTTCCTGCGCCTTGAAGCGCGGGGAAAACGTCCTCATCGATGCCTTTGATATTCCGGCCGAGATGGTCGTGGCGCTGATCCGCGCCGCCCGTAAGCGCGGGGCCGTCCCCCACGTGCTTGAGCACAATGCCCGCATCCAGCGCGAACTGGTGATGAAGGGCACGCCCGCGCAGTTCGAGGGGCTGGCCAAGGTCGAGCTGGCGCGCATGAAGAACATGGCCGCCTACATCGCCGTGCGCGGGTCTAATAATATCTTCGAGTCCAGCGATGTGCCCGCCAAGCAGATGGCCGCCTACATGCAGGCCATGAAGCCCGTGCTCGACCACCGCGTGAACCACACGAAGTGGGTCGTGCTGCGCTGGCCCACGCCCGCCATGGCCCAGCAGGCCATGATGAGCACCGAGGCATTCGAGGACTTTTACTTCCGCGTCTGCACGCTCGACTACGCCCGCATGAAGCCCGGCATGGCCGCCCTGAAAAAACTCATGGAGGCCACCGACCAGGTGCAGCTCAAGGGCCCGGGCACGGACCTGCGCTTTTCCATCAAGGGCATCTCGGCCATCCCCTGCGGCGGCCAGTACAACATCCCCGACGGCGAGGTCTTCACCGCGCCGGTGCGCGACAGCGTGGAGGGCGTCATCAGCTACAACGCGCCGACCGTTTACCAGGGCGTGTCGTTTGACAATGTGAAGCTGGAGTTCTCCAAGGGCAAGATCGTCAAGGCCACCTCCTCGAACACGAAGAAGCTCAACCAGATACTCGACTCCGACGAGGGCGCGCGCTACATCGGCGAGTTTGCCATCGGCTTCAACCCGTACGTGACCGAGCCCATGCGCGACATCCTCTTCGACGAGAAGATCGCTGGCTCCTTCCACTTCACGCCCGGCCAGGCCTACGAGGACGCCGACAACGGTAACCGCTCGCAAGTCCACTGGGACCTCGTCAACATCCAGCGCAAGGACTGGGGCGGCGGCGAAATCATCTTCGACGGCAAGGTCATCCGCAAGGACGGCGTCTTCCTCCCGAAGGCCCTCCACAAGCTCAACCCCGAGTATTTGATGGGCAGGGCATAGCCCTGCACCCGTGATCCTTCGGATCACCGATGCCTTCGCCTGGGGCGAAGGCGTGCCCGGAAAACTTGTACCATGCCAGAAACCACCCAAAGCCTGCGCGCTTTCATCGACGCGCTCCCTAAGACCGAGACCCATCTGCACATCGAGGGGGCGCTGCCGTGGCGGCTGCTGCAGGAGCTGGACGGGATCAAGTACGCGGCCACGCCGCCGTCCTGGGAGGGGCATTTCAAGTTCCGCGACTTCGCGCACTTCGACGAGACGCTGCTCGGCCATGCGCTGCAGTGGTACGTCTCGCCCGAGCGTTATCATCAGGCCGCGGTCGAAGTTTTTAAAGAACTGCAGGCGCAGAACGTTCGCTACGTGGAGACGAGTTTCGCCAGCGGCGTGATCGAGTTTCTCGGTGTGGATGGAAAGGGTATCCTCGATGGGATCCTCTCTGCTGCCCCCGAGGGGCTGGAGGTGCGCGTCTTCATGGGCATCCATCATGGCGGCATGAACGCAAAGATGCTGCCGATCATCGAGGAGGCGCTGACCTGGGACGGCCTCGCTGGTATCGACCTGCACGG
This genomic interval from Ruficoccus sp. ZRK36 contains the following:
- the lpxK gene encoding tetraacyldisaccharide 4'-kinase → MRESLRNRIQRRLNDIEQFTIDVIYDRRHGLAETLYGGFLRGLSWIFGSIVQARGWLYRNRIFRDQPLGCLVVVVGNLTVGGTGKTPVVEKFARSLQERGRKVAILSRGYRSKPERKYQKFWRWLTHNEPPPPKVVSDGKNVLLGSWEAGDEPFMLACNLPGVVVVVDKNRVKAGEYAIRKFGCDTLILDDGFQYLPLRGQLNLLLVDKSNPFGNQCMLPRGILREPVSHIRRASYVFLTKSDGEPDHELEQLIRQHKPDVDLIECSHQPQYLKEVFGEKTRTLASLQGVKVATFSGIAVPESFETFIRQLGASIVHNQRFLDHHRFTPYELDHFFRQAQEAGAELIVTTEKDAVRLDRDHIPQDVPFYYLRLEVDILKGGEDFDAAVARICFPKSEVKATRSPFLSQKRNVGPTTDAASAKTQSDEVQTRAG
- a CDS encoding aminopeptidase, with product MDSRYEELAAVLTGFSCALKRGENVLIDAFDIPAEMVVALIRAARKRGAVPHVLEHNARIQRELVMKGTPAQFEGLAKVELARMKNMAAYIAVRGSNNIFESSDVPAKQMAAYMQAMKPVLDHRVNHTKWVVLRWPTPAMAQQAMMSTEAFEDFYFRVCTLDYARMKPGMAALKKLMEATDQVQLKGPGTDLRFSIKGISAIPCGGQYNIPDGEVFTAPVRDSVEGVISYNAPTVYQGVSFDNVKLEFSKGKIVKATSSNTKKLNQILDSDEGARYIGEFAIGFNPYVTEPMRDILFDEKIAGSFHFTPGQAYEDADNGNRSQVHWDLVNIQRKDWGGGEIIFDGKVIRKDGVFLPKALHKLNPEYLMGRA
- a CDS encoding nucleoside monophosphate kinase gives rise to the protein MTADTQDNAAPAAESTAPVRDLEIKDTQIIFNSVWSDLEKDYSVEELCFPKEIFWLNGAPGAGKGTHTRTAMRFRDFTEPPIVVSDLLKSPEARKRIDAGLLVGDREVTELVFRALLKPNYQSGAVVDGFPRTKVQVECLKMLYAKLNELRGKHLNTPLAHKFPKPHFHILVLFIEEEESVRRQIQRGEQAIAHNREVEASGVGKKEEVRKTDLDPEAARHRYRIFKEQTYDALQSLRDVFYYHYINTNDTIEKVSKRIVNELKYQSSLELEEATFDRISTIPLAISIIQHARQELVTRLDGYEQNEREIFARVVNLVRDKFMPIIIRHAISGRAIVNSEDEVFDHPLASAMLIDIFSERGFHATVDIQREDVPACVDRETFEIKTYTKRVVRVHISFAGSEIRRG
- a CDS encoding AMP-binding protein — protein: MNRPVESLLLGALILLGLVWLPLAVYAWGGGVVRQGILWGMRRIYRLRIRGLENLPREGGALVVCNHVSYVDALLLAAVSPRPIRFLSAEYLQKVPLLGLFLRWAQAIPVSPERSKEAIRTAAECLRRGELVGIFPEGKLSRDGRVGTFKPGFELIARRGGAPVVPVSLGGLWGSIFSFAGGRFFWKLPRKIPYPVHISVGEPTDPRTMTADQARQTILDLGVEAFEQKPELKQHLGWRMLVGLKQHVDKELVVDRALGRKAFKGGVLLALSLGLAKRLRRDCPEKRIGLVLPPGIAGVVGNLAVVLAGKTPVNLNFTLGRDAVAACVERAGIKTILTVGAIKEKIDEKCPEFPWTDHMIDLKDALTGMSKLGIALRLAAVKLLPAGWLAKLFRVPTQGGREEAAILFTSGSDGAPKGVVLSHRNIIANCIQASMCRALPMQESMLANLPIFHSFGFTVTLWLPLMFGMRVVYTPSPLDFKLAARAIREEKCGILLGTPTFFRPYLKRVEPSDLATLKIAIAGAEKTPKGFHQAWEERFPSCFYLEGYGLTETTPVVGVNEPDILSDNPDDCVIGTRAGSIGRLFPGMAARIRSLETDEIQPMTQTGIVEFKGPNIFEGYLDEPEKTAAVLRDGWLATGDLGRLDPDGFLYIEGRISRFSKIGGEMVPHGTVETAVAKALGLDDSEVPLIAVSARQDPAKGEALVLLSTSAVDREELARKLAEAGLANLWIPREIRIVEAIPTLGSGKLDIKALKDLASSRT